The proteins below are encoded in one region of Geobacter sp.:
- a CDS encoding chemotaxis protein CheW: MENALTIHRDQKEKEDASGELIQLVSFKLDEEEYGVDVLKVREIIRMPSITRVPNTPHYVEGVINLRGKVIPIMSIRRRFGLGEVENDKSTRIMVMDVDGELMGFIVDSVSEVIRISEKEIQPPPPVATSGVDQECMSGVINQPERLLVLLDLEKMSSREDRKMLSNLSI; the protein is encoded by the coding sequence ATGGAAAATGCATTGACGATTCACCGTGACCAGAAAGAAAAAGAAGATGCCTCAGGTGAACTGATTCAACTGGTAAGTTTCAAACTCGATGAGGAAGAGTATGGGGTCGATGTGCTGAAAGTGCGGGAAATCATCCGGATGCCCAGTATTACGCGGGTTCCCAATACCCCGCACTATGTGGAAGGTGTGATCAACCTGCGCGGGAAGGTGATCCCCATCATGTCGATTCGCCGGCGGTTTGGACTGGGAGAGGTGGAAAACGACAAGAGCACGAGGATCATGGTGATGGATGTGGATGGCGAATTGATGGGATTCATCGTCGATTCTGTTTCCGAGGTCATCAGGATTTCCGAGAAAGAGATCCAGCCGCCTCCTCCGGTGGCAACTAGCGGTGTGGACCAGGAATGCATGTCAGGCGTGATCAACCAGCCTGAGCGATTGCTGGTACTTCTCGATCTGGAGAAGATGTCTTCCCGGGAAGACCGGAAGATGTTGAGCAATCTTTCCATCTAA
- a CDS encoding chemotaxis protein CheA: MSMEIEDQELLDGFLTETTELLEKLDDDLVTLEKTTGDTELLNRIFRSIHTVKGASSFLGFELLVKVTHKTEDVLNRLRKGELVVTPEIMDVILESVDLVKVLVSDIKANDIKEREIDGTIEKLIPLLSSSATDGGSASEAAPPQQAATATATPAAGETKPEAEPQSNAISPQPPKAATVAPPPQPVVKAVESKGEDLSDNTTVRVDVKRLDDLMNQVGELVLERNRMIQLNSNYQGEVNQESFSEDFNKLTKRLNFVTSELQMQVLKMRMIPVEKVFKKFPRIVRNLARDLGKEVDLQLMGEETELDRSVVDEIGDPLIHLIRNAMDHGLETPDERLAAGKSKMGTLILAAAHEGNQIIISIKDDGKGLDPDKIGRKALEKGLITDDQLASMMPREILDLIFLPGFSTKEKASDLSGRGVGMDVVRTNIKKLNGIIDIKSELGKGSEFILKLPLTLAIIQSLLVEVEGEIYSIPLSAVMETLRVDQREFHTIGGKEMLKLREIVLPLVRLERVFGVSRKMDTDSACYVVVVGVGEKRVGLIVTRLLGQQEVAIKSLGKYLANLPGIAGSTILGDGSVALIVDPVSLVEGNDGASTGRIAA, encoded by the coding sequence ATGTCAATGGAAATCGAAGATCAAGAGTTGTTGGACGGATTTCTCACTGAGACCACCGAGCTTCTTGAAAAGCTTGATGACGACCTGGTAACCCTGGAAAAGACCACAGGTGATACCGAGCTTCTGAACAGGATCTTTCGATCGATTCACACTGTCAAAGGCGCCTCAAGTTTTTTGGGTTTCGAGCTGCTGGTCAAGGTAACCCACAAGACCGAGGATGTGTTGAACCGGTTGCGCAAGGGTGAACTGGTAGTCACACCCGAAATCATGGACGTAATTCTCGAATCGGTCGATCTCGTGAAGGTATTGGTCAGCGATATCAAGGCCAATGATATCAAGGAACGGGAGATCGACGGAACGATTGAAAAGCTTATCCCGCTCCTTTCATCTTCTGCCACGGATGGTGGTTCCGCATCGGAAGCTGCCCCGCCGCAGCAGGCAGCAACCGCCACGGCGACTCCTGCTGCCGGGGAAACAAAACCGGAAGCGGAACCGCAATCAAATGCAATCTCGCCACAACCGCCGAAAGCCGCAACGGTGGCGCCGCCACCCCAACCCGTGGTAAAGGCCGTAGAGTCAAAAGGTGAAGACCTGTCGGATAATACGACAGTTCGCGTGGATGTGAAGCGACTCGACGATCTCATGAACCAGGTTGGGGAATTGGTGCTGGAACGAAACCGGATGATCCAGCTAAATTCCAATTATCAGGGTGAGGTCAACCAGGAAAGTTTTTCCGAGGATTTCAACAAGCTCACCAAGCGTCTGAATTTTGTAACTTCAGAACTGCAGATGCAAGTTTTGAAGATGCGCATGATCCCCGTGGAAAAGGTGTTCAAGAAATTTCCGCGCATCGTGCGCAACCTGGCTCGAGACCTGGGGAAAGAAGTCGATCTCCAGCTCATGGGTGAAGAGACCGAACTCGACCGTTCCGTTGTTGACGAGATTGGTGATCCTCTCATCCATCTCATCCGCAATGCCATGGATCACGGTCTGGAAACTCCCGACGAGCGACTTGCCGCAGGCAAGTCAAAAATGGGCACACTGATTCTTGCCGCAGCCCACGAAGGGAACCAGATCATCATCAGCATCAAGGATGACGGGAAAGGACTCGATCCGGACAAGATCGGCCGCAAGGCACTGGAGAAGGGGCTGATTACCGATGATCAGCTGGCATCCATGATGCCTAGAGAGATCCTTGACCTCATTTTCCTGCCGGGGTTCTCCACGAAAGAGAAGGCATCGGATCTTTCGGGAAGAGGAGTCGGCATGGACGTGGTGCGAACCAACATCAAGAAGCTGAATGGCATCATAGATATCAAGAGCGAATTGGGGAAAGGATCTGAATTCATCCTCAAGCTTCCGCTCACCCTCGCCATCATTCAGTCATTGCTGGTGGAGGTGGAAGGGGAAATTTACTCCATTCCGCTTTCGGCGGTTATGGAAACGCTCCGGGTAGATCAACGGGAGTTCCATACCATTGGCGGCAAGGAGATGCTGAAACTCCGGGAAATCGTTCTGCCGCTGGTCCGCTTGGAGCGGGTGTTTGGTGTATCTCGCAAGATGGATACGGATTCGGCGTGTTATGTGGTTGTGGTCGGAGTTGGCGAGAAGCGGGTAGGACTCATCGTTACCAGGCTGCTCGGACAGCAGGAGGTGGCGATCAAGTCTCTTGGGAAATATCTGGCCAATCTCCCCGGCATTGCGGGGTCGACCATTTTGGGTGACGGTAGTGTGGCCCTCATAGTCGATCCTGTCAGCCTGGTCGAAGGGAATGACGGCGCAAGTACCGGTCGGATAGCGGCATAG
- a CDS encoding protein-glutamate O-methyltransferase CheR → MKLADKDFELFRDYIYNLCGIYFHASKKYFLESRLARRMEETGITSHADYYKLLKGGAGGAQELKRLLDEVTTNETCFFRNVPQLTALENKLLPELVEVKGKIGFRKLRIWSAGSSSGEEAYTMAMILLEKRQTLLKDWIIEIVGTDINETVLAMAREGVYNSYSVRNTPEFFRKKYFKQESTEKFILSPDVKKLVTFTHLNLYDDTKMIFMKSFDFIFCANVLIYFDTASKSKVVQHFYNNLQPYGYFFVGQSESLHGVNDSFKTIHFPGGFAYKK, encoded by the coding sequence GTGAAACTAGCGGATAAGGATTTCGAACTATTCAGGGACTATATCTATAACCTGTGCGGCATCTATTTCCATGCCAGCAAGAAGTATTTCCTTGAGAGCCGGCTGGCTAGGCGCATGGAAGAGACAGGCATCACGAGCCATGCCGACTATTACAAGCTTCTCAAGGGGGGAGCAGGAGGAGCTCAGGAGCTGAAGCGGCTTCTGGACGAGGTTACCACCAATGAAACCTGCTTCTTCCGTAATGTGCCGCAGCTGACAGCTCTGGAAAACAAACTCCTGCCCGAACTGGTTGAGGTGAAGGGTAAAATCGGTTTCCGCAAGCTGAGGATATGGAGTGCTGGCTCATCGTCGGGGGAAGAGGCCTATACCATGGCCATGATCTTGCTCGAAAAGCGGCAGACGCTGCTTAAGGACTGGATTATCGAGATCGTGGGAACCGATATCAATGAAACCGTCCTCGCCATGGCCCGTGAGGGGGTGTACAATTCCTATTCAGTGAGGAATACCCCTGAATTCTTTCGCAAGAAATATTTCAAGCAGGAGTCGACCGAAAAATTCATACTGTCGCCGGATGTGAAGAAGCTGGTTACGTTTACTCACCTGAACCTCTACGATGACACCAAGATGATTTTCATGAAGAGTTTCGATTTCATCTTCTGTGCAAATGTGTTGATTTATTTCGATACTGCATCCAAATCAAAGGTTGTCCAGCATTTTTACAATAACCTACAGCCTTACGGCTACTTTTTCGTCGGGCAGTCCGAGTCCTTGCATGGAGTGAATGACAGTTTCAAGACGATCCATTTCCCGGGTGGTTTTGCCTATAAAAAGTGA
- a CDS encoding HDOD domain-containing protein → METNVKLKKAQEMVEKISDLPTIPIVASKVLELLDKPDVELEEVADMILTDQVLAARVIKIVNSPLYRSSQEIKSVKRALVYLGFRHIRELALTCSFIEAFQGKDGAFDVMTFWEHSFGVGIVAKIIAQRARYIDTEKAYLAGIIHDIGEVFLSYYYQKDFQRILQEIKSTPYKLVDAEDRFWGTNHSYIGVAIAQKWNFPPEYCEVIAHHHEPELATIDPNLVAIVNLADLFCSVRQLDYGGREWVSFNLAEEKAWDILKKFAPHMAKLDVERFCYELDDRVPEVQDLVKSIFEGMVME, encoded by the coding sequence ATGGAAACAAATGTAAAGCTTAAGAAGGCCCAGGAGATGGTGGAGAAGATCAGCGATCTCCCCACTATTCCGATAGTTGCATCAAAGGTCCTGGAACTTCTCGATAAGCCTGATGTGGAACTTGAAGAAGTTGCGGATATGATCCTCACCGACCAGGTGCTGGCAGCCAGGGTCATCAAGATCGTCAACTCTCCTCTGTACCGCTCCAGCCAGGAGATCAAGTCCGTTAAGCGCGCTTTGGTCTATCTCGGTTTCCGCCATATCCGCGAACTTGCCCTGACCTGTTCATTCATCGAGGCATTCCAGGGAAAAGACGGGGCATTCGATGTCATGACCTTCTGGGAACACTCCTTCGGCGTGGGGATTGTCGCCAAGATCATTGCCCAGAGGGCGCGTTACATCGACACGGAAAAAGCCTATCTGGCCGGGATCATTCATGATATCGGTGAAGTTTTCCTCAGTTATTACTACCAAAAGGACTTTCAGCGCATCCTTCAGGAGATAAAATCGACTCCCTACAAGCTGGTGGATGCCGAGGACCGTTTCTGGGGGACTAATCACAGCTACATCGGGGTTGCCATCGCACAGAAGTGGAACTTCCCCCCCGAATACTGTGAAGTCATTGCCCATCATCATGAACCGGAACTGGCAACCATTGACCCTAACCTGGTGGCAATCGTCAATCTTGCCGACCTCTTCTGCTCGGTGCGGCAGTTGGATTATGGCGGTCGTGAATGGGTCAGTTTCAACCTTGCCGAGGAGAAGGCATGGGATATCCTCAAGAAGTTTGCCCCGCACATGGCCAAGCTTGATGTCGAACGTTTCTGTTATGAACTTGACGACCGGGTACCTGAAGTGCAGGATTTGGTGAAATCTATCTTTGAAGGCATGGTAATGGAGTGA
- the cheB gene encoding chemotaxis-specific protein-glutamate methyltransferase CheB, translating into MTFTTQAKKMRVLIVDDSSFMRMAIRGILTSDPNIEVVGVAADGVEGVEKALNLKPDLITMDVEMPRMDGISALKAIMAKAPTRVLMVSTLTNEGAKATFEALEAGAVDYIPKNVTDSVDAQKVFRSELLRRVKEASISLFAKRVAATSRPAVAPAHRVASSRFSQRKISCVGIGASTGGPVALQEVLSRVPVNYPYGIMIAIHMPKAFTGPYAERLNSKCSLAIKEAVDGDILKPGQALVAPGGKHTLLVRHAAGITVKTVPTTDYPQYLYIPSVDLMMTSMADACNGSMLGVILTGMGNDGFKGMQHLKSKGGVTLVQDEATSTIYGMPKSCVDGGVADEVLPLGEIGYEIGRIGG; encoded by the coding sequence ATGACATTCACGACTCAGGCGAAAAAGATGCGGGTGTTGATCGTTGACGACTCTTCATTCATGCGGATGGCGATCCGCGGCATACTGACCAGCGATCCAAATATCGAGGTGGTCGGGGTTGCGGCCGATGGTGTCGAAGGGGTCGAGAAGGCCTTGAACCTGAAACCCGACCTGATTACGATGGACGTGGAGATGCCGCGCATGGACGGTATCAGCGCCCTGAAGGCGATCATGGCCAAGGCGCCGACCAGGGTGCTGATGGTCTCGACCCTCACCAACGAAGGTGCAAAGGCTACCTTCGAGGCCCTGGAAGCTGGGGCTGTCGACTATATTCCCAAGAACGTCACCGATTCGGTCGATGCTCAGAAAGTGTTCCGCTCCGAACTGTTGCGCAGGGTAAAGGAAGCATCCATATCCCTGTTTGCCAAAAGAGTCGCGGCAACATCCCGTCCCGCAGTTGCTCCGGCGCATCGCGTTGCCAGCTCCCGCTTTTCGCAGCGCAAGATCAGTTGTGTGGGGATCGGTGCTTCCACCGGGGGGCCTGTTGCACTCCAGGAAGTGCTCTCACGTGTCCCTGTGAATTATCCGTATGGCATCATGATCGCCATTCACATGCCCAAGGCTTTTACCGGCCCCTATGCCGAGCGGCTCAACTCCAAATGCTCACTTGCCATAAAGGAGGCTGTCGACGGGGATATTCTGAAGCCAGGACAGGCTCTCGTAGCTCCCGGAGGCAAGCATACTCTCCTGGTGCGTCATGCCGCTGGTATCACCGTAAAGACCGTGCCGACTACCGACTATCCCCAGTATCTCTATATCCCGTCGGTTGACCTGATGATGACCTCGATGGCGGATGCCTGTAACGGTTCGATGTTAGGGGTTATCCTTACCGGGATGGGAAATGACGGCTTCAAGGGGATGCAGCACCTGAAGAGCAAAGGCGGGGTGACTCTGGTCCAGGATGAGGCAACCTCGACCATTTATGGCATGCCCAAGAGCTGCGTCGACGGGGGCGTGGCTGACGAAGTGCTGCCGCTCGGGGAGATCGGTTATGAGATCGGCCGCATTGGTGGGTAG
- a CDS encoding chemotaxis protein CheR, translating to MNTALDWLHPIFDPQAAISDLSRLMVTGVIDDPELQRRRTDLSRYFLSYVNFCPVPFWAPGLIVTNETSRMSETFFPFAVIQGAFQRLVRLSLRQGREIIPPLFQQSSSWLDLLHRLQGGFVRTDPAAVLGVLMGNELERQRFLFSIYLPQQFGGGFGRYPKQYAFLRQWLRARGVSGGGQLRCLDAACGSGEGTYELARLVKDAGVPAGAVSISGVTLSPLEVFAASHACFPHDPDHERLVRSFLGSVNDGHSWGEIRFAATDLRTWEPPELFHVILCNGVLGGPMLHHDDALKDVVRRLARSLERGGILLAADRFHAGWRKVVPATQLESLFCAEGLSLVQVGEGIGGIKALRGLMPGRALICG from the coding sequence GTGAACACAGCGCTCGACTGGCTTCATCCAATTTTTGATCCACAAGCTGCAATCAGCGACCTTTCCCGGCTGATGGTCACTGGTGTTATCGACGACCCCGAATTGCAGCGTCGTCGGACTGACCTCTCCCGTTACTTCCTCAGTTACGTAAATTTCTGTCCCGTACCGTTCTGGGCTCCTGGACTGATCGTTACCAACGAAACCAGCAGGATGTCGGAGACCTTCTTCCCGTTTGCTGTCATTCAAGGAGCTTTTCAGCGCCTGGTGCGCCTCTCCTTGCGCCAGGGTCGTGAAATTATCCCGCCGCTCTTCCAGCAGTCTTCCAGTTGGCTTGACCTGCTGCATCGCCTTCAGGGTGGATTCGTACGTACCGATCCTGCCGCCGTCCTTGGGGTGCTCATGGGTAATGAATTGGAACGGCAGAGGTTTCTGTTTTCAATATATCTGCCACAGCAGTTCGGGGGTGGGTTTGGCAGGTATCCCAAGCAGTACGCCTTTCTCCGGCAGTGGTTGAGAGCGCGGGGCGTGTCTGGCGGTGGTCAGCTTCGATGTCTCGATGCTGCCTGCGGCAGCGGCGAAGGGACGTATGAACTTGCCCGTCTAGTAAAGGATGCGGGCGTTCCAGCAGGAGCAGTCAGCATTTCAGGTGTTACCCTGAGTCCTTTGGAAGTCTTCGCTGCAAGCCATGCCTGCTTCCCGCACGATCCCGATCATGAACGATTGGTTCGTAGTTTCCTGGGGTCTGTGAATGATGGACATTCCTGGGGCGAAATCCGTTTCGCTGCTACAGACCTCCGCACATGGGAGCCGCCGGAGCTTTTCCACGTCATACTCTGTAACGGTGTGCTTGGAGGTCCGATGCTCCATCACGATGATGCATTGAAAGATGTTGTGAGGCGGCTGGCGAGGAGCTTGGAGCGGGGGGGGATACTGCTAGCAGCTGACCGGTTTCATGCCGGCTGGAGGAAGGTGGTGCCAGCAACCCAGCTGGAATCCTTGTTCTGCGCAGAGGGGCTATCGCTGGTACAGGTCGGCGAAGGAATCGGAGGCATAAAAGCCCTCCGGGGGCTGATGCCCGGCAGGGCTCTGATCTGCGGTTAG
- the fabH gene encoding beta-ketoacyl-ACP synthase III codes for MNYSHVLGTGGALPERVVTNDHFSYLVENADEWIQSRTGICERRFASEQESSSDLATIAARRALESAGLDPLELDGIIVGTSTPDMCLPATACMVQKNIGARNAVAFDMNAVCSSFVFAVETADSYIKAGKFGKVLVIGADTYSKILDFDDKNTSPLFGDGASAMILGAGSERKGIISSLIRSDGNGWELIQVPSSGSRKPVTAETIANREHTFKMEGKKVFIFATDVIPKIIEEVTSRAGVTPDQLDHIIPHQANVRIIDFISKKTGIAKERFLLNLDRCGNTAAASVGLALDENMRNGVIKAGESVLIMGFGGGLSWGGMLLQF; via the coding sequence ATGAACTACTCGCATGTACTGGGAACCGGCGGAGCACTCCCCGAACGGGTCGTGACCAACGACCATTTCTCCTACCTGGTGGAAAATGCCGACGAATGGATCCAGTCACGCACCGGAATCTGCGAGCGCCGCTTTGCCTCGGAGCAGGAATCGTCCTCGGATCTCGCCACCATTGCCGCCCGCCGGGCGCTGGAAAGCGCTGGTCTTGACCCCCTGGAACTGGACGGCATCATCGTCGGCACATCGACCCCGGACATGTGCCTCCCAGCCACGGCCTGCATGGTGCAGAAAAACATCGGGGCAAGGAATGCCGTTGCCTTTGACATGAACGCCGTCTGCAGCAGTTTCGTCTTTGCAGTGGAAACCGCCGACAGCTACATCAAGGCGGGCAAATTCGGCAAGGTACTGGTGATCGGCGCCGACACCTATTCAAAGATACTCGATTTCGATGACAAGAATACCTCGCCGCTCTTCGGCGATGGCGCCAGCGCCATGATCCTCGGTGCGGGCAGCGAGCGGAAAGGGATCATTTCGAGCCTCATCCGGAGTGACGGAAACGGCTGGGAACTCATTCAGGTGCCCTCCTCGGGCTCCCGCAAGCCGGTTACGGCGGAAACCATCGCCAACCGCGAACACACCTTCAAGATGGAAGGGAAAAAGGTCTTTATCTTCGCCACCGATGTGATCCCGAAGATCATCGAAGAGGTTACCAGCAGGGCGGGCGTGACCCCGGACCAACTCGACCATATCATCCCCCACCAGGCCAATGTCAGGATCATCGATTTTATCTCGAAGAAGACCGGCATCGCCAAGGAACGGTTCCTGCTCAACCTCGACCGTTGCGGCAATACCGCTGCCGCCTCCGTGGGGCTGGCACTGGACGAGAACATGAGAAACGGCGTTATCAAAGCGGGCGAGTCGGTGCTTATCATGGGATTCGGCGGCGGGCTGTCGTGGGGAGGCATGCTCCTGCAGTTCTAA
- the radA gene encoding DNA repair protein RadA produces the protein MKTKALYVCQQCGYQSAKWLGKCPDCNAWNTIHEELVSRRDSHGLGGVAETEPRPISEISASAEDRLPCGIAEFDRVLGGGLVAGSLVLIGGDPGIGKSTLLLQVMHHLAGSGGPVLYVSGEESPQQIKLRGTRMGVTHEHLFLLAETSLERILTQVNRLKPAALVVDSIQTVFTSTIESAPGSVSQVRETAGRLMLLAKGSGLPVFLVGHVTKDGTLAGPRVLEHMVDTVLYFEGDAGHPFRILRAVKNRFGSTNEIGVFEMKEGGLAEVKNPSELFLSERPLGVSGSLVVAALEGSRPLLVELQALVSSSSFGVPRRTTIGVDHNRLALLVAVLEKKVGLTMAGQDIFLNVAGGVRLSEPAADLGMALAVASSHLDRVVDPQTLVLGEVGLAGEVRAISQPELRVREAAKLGFTRCLLPYGNQKQMKVPGIELIGVRSLEESLERL, from the coding sequence GTGAAAACAAAAGCCCTTTATGTCTGCCAGCAGTGCGGTTACCAGTCAGCCAAGTGGCTGGGGAAGTGCCCTGACTGTAACGCCTGGAACACTATCCACGAAGAGCTGGTTTCCCGGCGCGATTCCCATGGCCTGGGGGGCGTTGCCGAGACAGAGCCCCGTCCCATCAGCGAGATCTCGGCAAGTGCCGAAGACCGGCTTCCCTGCGGGATCGCTGAGTTCGATCGGGTGCTGGGGGGAGGGCTGGTGGCCGGTTCGCTGGTGCTCATCGGCGGCGATCCCGGGATTGGCAAATCGACCCTCCTCTTGCAGGTCATGCATCATCTCGCCGGCAGCGGCGGCCCGGTCCTCTATGTTTCCGGCGAGGAGTCGCCCCAGCAGATCAAGCTGCGCGGCACCAGGATGGGCGTAACCCACGAGCACCTCTTTCTGCTGGCCGAGACCTCCCTGGAGCGGATACTCACCCAGGTGAACCGCTTGAAGCCAGCGGCCCTGGTGGTCGACTCCATCCAGACCGTCTTTACCTCCACCATCGAGTCTGCGCCGGGAAGTGTCAGCCAGGTGCGCGAGACCGCCGGTCGCCTCATGCTGCTCGCCAAGGGGAGCGGCCTGCCGGTCTTCCTGGTCGGGCATGTCACCAAGGACGGGACCCTCGCCGGCCCGCGGGTGCTGGAGCACATGGTCGATACCGTGCTCTACTTCGAGGGTGATGCCGGCCATCCGTTCCGTATCCTGCGCGCCGTGAAGAACCGCTTCGGTTCCACCAACGAGATCGGTGTCTTCGAGATGAAGGAGGGGGGGCTGGCAGAGGTGAAGAACCCTTCCGAACTCTTTCTCTCCGAACGGCCGCTGGGGGTATCCGGCTCCCTGGTCGTTGCGGCCCTGGAGGGGAGCCGGCCGCTTCTGGTGGAACTGCAGGCGCTGGTGAGTTCTTCCTCGTTCGGCGTGCCTCGGCGGACCACCATCGGTGTCGACCACAACCGGCTGGCGCTCCTGGTTGCCGTCCTGGAGAAGAAGGTCGGCCTGACCATGGCCGGACAGGATATCTTTCTCAACGTGGCGGGAGGGGTGCGGCTGAGCGAGCCTGCAGCCGACCTGGGGATGGCCCTGGCTGTCGCTTCCAGCCATCTGGACCGGGTGGTTGATCCGCAGACCCTGGTGCTGGGTGAAGTGGGGCTGGCCGGCGAAGTGCGGGCCATAAGCCAGCCCGAATTGCGCGTCAGGGAGGCTGCCAAGCTCGGGTTCACCCGCTGCCTTCTTCCGTATGGCAACCAGAAGCAGATGAAGGTGCCGGGAATCGAACTGATCGGTGTTCGCTCCCTCGAAGAGTCGCTGGAGCGTCTCTGA
- the dksA gene encoding RNA polymerase-binding protein DksA: MEEGKSEYFRGVLLEEMRVLLEDAEKTVSGMTAETTNFPDPNDRATQESDRSFELRIRDRERKLINKIKEALERIDEGTFGICDVCGEEISEARLKARPVTTLCIDCKMEQEQKEKLP; the protein is encoded by the coding sequence ATGGAAGAGGGCAAAAGTGAATACTTCCGGGGAGTGCTGCTGGAAGAGATGCGGGTTCTGCTGGAAGATGCCGAGAAGACCGTTTCCGGCATGACGGCGGAAACCACAAATTTTCCGGACCCCAATGACCGTGCCACCCAGGAATCGGACCGGAGTTTCGAGTTGCGCATCCGCGACCGGGAGCGCAAACTCATCAACAAGATCAAGGAAGCTCTGGAGAGGATCGACGAAGGGACATTCGGCATCTGCGACGTCTGCGGCGAAGAGATCAGCGAGGCCCGGTTGAAGGCCCGTCCCGTCACCACCCTCTGTATCGACTGCAAGATGGAGCAGGAGCAGAAAGAGAAGCTCCCTTAG